One part of the Populus alba chromosome 18, ASM523922v2, whole genome shotgun sequence genome encodes these proteins:
- the LOC118034260 gene encoding uncharacterized protein gives MGSTVNSKWLPVTSTITVALALLSASTAAISLYFCRKKARVLYSKIQELEISLNSCMQKSAAERQGRIRAQQDLRKALAQPKSENLEQASYPMTPIGVVQSCFSTRNGTPRQPLLVPLARACLIFDSARVPPASLEGLVEYSHCWIIYVFHLNTDLVKLWKHPSRSKFKAKVRVPRLKGGRMGVFATRSPHRPCPIGLTVAKVEAVQGNMVLLSGVDLVDGTPILDIKPYLPYCDSIKGAAVPEWVMVDNMLAVASVNFSEGFSSSLSDCWETAKKKSLYASPDELQCLIKQVLSWDIRSISQRNQPHDPLIKTGNGEAQHSALDSNQNQDQEALDNENSQVCHPSGDVTYHLILEGMDVSYRIDFNGNVIVENVVVSSDIPNGNQNRSSFLMWRDELS, from the exons ATGGGTTCTACTGTAAACTCAAAATGGTTGCCTGTGACATCCACCATAACTGTGGCACTTGCACTTCTTTCTGCCTCAACAGCAGCTATCTCTC tttatttttgtaGAAAGAAAGCTAGAGTTTTGTATTCAAAGATTCAAGAACTTGAGATTTCTCTCAATTCTTGTATGCAAAAAAGTGCTGCTGAGAGACAAGGTCGAATTAGAGCCCAACAG GATTTGAGGAAGGCCTTAGCACAACCCAAGTCTGAGAATTTGGAGCAGGCTTCTTATCCCATGACCCCCATTGGAGTAGTTCAGTCTTGCTTCTCAACCAG AAATGGGACTCCAAGGCAACCCTTACTCGTACCTCTTGCTAGGGCATGCTTAATCTTTGACTCAGCTCGGGTTCCTCCAGCATCCCTTGAGGGTCTTGTAGAATATTCTCATTGCTGGATTATATATGTGTTTCATTTGAATACAGATTTGGTGAAGTTATGGAAGCATCCCTCTAGATCAAAGTTTAAGGCTAAG GTTAGAGTACCAAGACTGAAAGGAGGAAGGATGGGAGTCTTTGCTACAAGATCTCCACATCGCCCATGCCCTATTGGGCTCACTGTTGCAAAg GTGGAGGCTGTACAAGGAAACATGGTTCTTCTATCTGGTGTTGACCTGGTTGACGGGACA CCAATACTTGACATCAAACCATATCTACCATACTGTGATAGCATCAAAGGGGCAGCAGTGCCGGAGTGGGTAATG GTGGACAATATGTTAGCAGTAGCTTCTGTTAACTTTTCTGAGGGCTTCTCTTCCTCACTATCTGATTGTTGGGAAACAGCA AAAAAGAAGTCGCTCTATGCATCACCAGATGAACTTCAATGCTTAATCAAGCAGGTGCTTTCATGGGATATTCGATCAATATCTCAACGAAATCAACCACATGATCCCCTTATCAAGACTGGAAATGGGGAAGCACAACATAGTGCTCTTGATTCAAACCAGAACCAAGATCAAGAAGCTTTGGACAATGAAAACAGCCAGGTTTGTCATCCTTCTGGGGATGTAACATACCACTTAATTTTGGAAGGAATGGATGTCTCATACAGAATTGATTTTAATGGCAATGTAATTGTAGAGAATGTTGTAGTTTCATCTGACATTCCGAATGGTAATCAAAACCGTAGCAGTTTCTTAATGTGGAGAGACGAGCTCAGTTAA